One genomic window of Lentimicrobium sp. L6 includes the following:
- a CDS encoding pseudouridine synthase: protein MQTHFQYFSTPVDEFKLPNKFTFPFYYEPHPLCKLAANEVQYYLETQSDFEHNFGMDSSKKGMVIGKMFGVLVVKNQKNELGYITAVSGKLAEKNQHKKFVPPVYDMLTKDSYFLQEEGILNRINIELENLEKGSEYQKLLAQVKAEKKKAAIDIQEKKEALKFEKKERNLRRVKAQLELSEEAYATFEEALNKESLEAKYFFNNVNRYWEHTLKALQEKLSVFSNQITILKDQRKAKSAALQDYLFEQYQFLNSKKEIKNLSELFVETAEQNIPAGSGECAAPKLLQYAFLNELKPIAMAEFWWGKSPSKEIRKHQQFYPACQGKCKPILKHMLDGIEMDTNPMLVNPAIGKELETIFEDEHLIVVYKPEEFLSVPGIHIQDSVYTRIKQQVKDVSGPIIVHRLDMSTSGLLVLAKNKKAHKDLQSQFISKTVEKRYTALLDGIVNDDAGVISLPLRGDLDDRPRQLVCFEHGKPAETKWEVIERKNGKTKIHFYPISGRTHQLRVHASHVLGLNIPIIGDDLYGKKSNRLYLHADTLEFSHPLTKQKMMFHKEAGF, encoded by the coding sequence GTGCAAACACATTTTCAATATTTCTCCACTCCAGTAGACGAGTTTAAACTTCCCAACAAGTTTACATTTCCCTTTTATTATGAACCACATCCTTTGTGTAAACTAGCTGCAAACGAAGTGCAATATTATTTGGAAACACAAAGTGATTTTGAGCATAATTTTGGTATGGATTCTTCTAAAAAAGGAATGGTTATTGGAAAAATGTTTGGAGTCCTAGTGGTCAAAAACCAGAAAAATGAACTTGGATATATAACCGCTGTTTCAGGAAAGTTGGCGGAGAAAAATCAGCATAAAAAATTTGTTCCACCAGTATATGATATGCTGACTAAGGATTCCTATTTTCTACAAGAGGAGGGTATTTTAAATAGGATCAATATAGAATTAGAAAATCTGGAGAAGGGCTCTGAATATCAAAAATTGCTAGCTCAGGTAAAAGCGGAAAAGAAGAAAGCGGCCATTGATATTCAAGAAAAAAAGGAAGCCCTGAAATTTGAAAAAAAAGAGCGGAACTTACGAAGAGTAAAAGCACAATTAGAATTATCAGAAGAAGCATACGCAACTTTTGAAGAGGCTTTGAATAAAGAAAGCTTAGAAGCCAAATATTTTTTCAATAATGTAAATCGTTATTGGGAACACACCTTGAAGGCGCTCCAAGAAAAACTATCGGTTTTCAGCAATCAAATAACTATTTTAAAAGATCAACGCAAAGCAAAATCAGCGGCACTGCAGGATTACTTATTTGAACAATATCAGTTTTTGAATTCAAAAAAAGAAATCAAGAACCTATCGGAATTATTTGTTGAAACTGCTGAGCAAAATATTCCTGCGGGTTCTGGAGAATGTGCTGCTCCAAAATTATTGCAATATGCTTTTTTGAATGAATTAAAACCTATTGCCATGGCTGAATTTTGGTGGGGAAAATCGCCAAGTAAAGAAATACGAAAACATCAGCAATTTTATCCAGCTTGTCAAGGAAAGTGTAAGCCGATTTTAAAGCATATGTTGGATGGAATCGAAATGGATACCAATCCCATGTTAGTAAACCCTGCTATTGGCAAAGAGCTCGAGACCATTTTTGAAGATGAACATTTGATAGTGGTATACAAGCCTGAGGAGTTTTTGTCGGTTCCTGGAATTCACATTCAAGATTCGGTATATACCCGAATTAAGCAGCAAGTAAAAGATGTTTCTGGCCCTATTATCGTTCATCGATTAGATATGTCTACTTCTGGATTATTGGTTTTGGCAAAGAACAAAAAAGCACATAAAGATTTACAAAGTCAATTTATTAGTAAAACCGTAGAAAAAAGGTATACTGCGCTACTAGATGGGATTGTAAATGATGATGCCGGAGTAATAAGCTTACCACTTCGAGGTGATTTAGATGATAGACCCAGGCAACTGGTTTGTTTTGAGCATGGAAAACCAGCAGAAACAAAGTGGGAAGTTATAGAACGGAAAAATGGGAAAACGAAAATTCATTTCTATCCTATTTCTGGACGAACACATCAATTACGAGTTCATGCTTCTCATGTTTTAGGATTGAATATTCCGATTATAGGTGATGATTTATATGGAAAAAAATCTAATCGTTTGTATTTACACGCAGATACATTAGAATTTTCGCATCCCCTCACTAAACAAAAAATGATGTTTCATAAAGAAGCGGGTTTTTAA
- a CDS encoding class I SAM-dependent methyltransferase — protein sequence MICTLCGSTLIHKIDTNYYDCDICKAILLDETHYLNADEEKAIYEAHINDVTDIRYQDFTSPITHFILENFLAAHKGLDFGSGTGPVISSELMKKGYDIVQYDPFFAPKENLLSHSYDYIASCEVFEHFYQPKKEIDRLVSLLNENGSLLIMTILYHEQISFRNWSYRKDPTHVFIYRKETIEYIADEYKLEIEVITDRFIALRKIDGTKFS from the coding sequence ATGATTTGTACACTCTGCGGTTCCACACTTATACATAAAATAGATACGAACTATTATGATTGTGATATTTGTAAAGCAATACTATTAGACGAAACACACTATTTAAATGCTGATGAGGAGAAAGCAATCTACGAAGCTCACATCAATGATGTAACTGATATTCGATATCAAGACTTTACCTCTCCTATTACTCATTTTATCCTTGAGAATTTCTTAGCAGCACATAAAGGATTAGATTTTGGAAGTGGCACCGGCCCTGTTATCTCGAGCGAACTTATGAAGAAAGGCTATGACATTGTTCAATACGATCCCTTCTTTGCTCCTAAAGAAAACCTGTTAAGTCATAGCTACGATTATATTGCCAGTTGCGAGGTGTTTGAGCATTTTTATCAACCAAAAAAAGAAATAGACCGGCTGGTATCATTACTAAATGAAAATGGAAGCTTACTGATTATGACCATTTTATATCATGAGCAGATTAGCTTTAGAAATTGGAGTTATAGAAAGGACCCCACTCATGTGTTCATCTACAGAAAGGAAACGATAGAATATATTGCAGATGAGTACAAACTTGAAATAGAAGTGATAACTGACCGATTTATTGCTTTGAGAAAGATTGACGGCACCAAATTTTCATAA